A genomic segment from Triticum dicoccoides isolate Atlit2015 ecotype Zavitan chromosome 1A, WEW_v2.0, whole genome shotgun sequence encodes:
- the LOC119361917 gene encoding putative WUSCHEL-related homeobox 2 — MAATATATAAATSVVTGTTRWCPTPEQLMILEEMYRGGLRTPNASQIQQITAHLAHYGRIEGKNVFYWFQNHKARDRQKLRRRLCMSHHLLSCAHYYAAANAGQYQQQQQLLGAGAVPPPLLQHPQQQQYYSASCAGGGYDQHLLPTTVPASAYAAAAGYAYPFAGVPASRCAEPSPPNTPLSFHHQGGGVVGSPEYSLGRLGNFGVVEDTCRPSRYEQQPQQLAAATEDQAAPVTATGLFCRPLKTLDLFPGAIKEEQRDVA, encoded by the exons atggcggcgacggcgactgcgacggcggcggcgacgagcgtggtgacggggacgacgcggTGGTGCCCGACGCCGGAGCAGCTGATGATCCTGGAGGAGATGTACCGCGGCGGGCTGCGCACCCCCAACGCGTCGCAGATCCAGCAGATCACGGCGCACCTGGCCCACTACGGCCGCATCGAGGGCAAGAACGTCTTCTACTGGTTCCAGAACCACAAGGCCCGGGACCGCCAGAAGCTCCGCCGCAGGCTCTGCATGAGCCACCACCTCCTCTCCTGCGCGCACTACTACGCCGCCGCCAACGCCGGCcagtaccagcagcagcagcagctcctcgGCGCCGGCGCGGTGCCTCCTCCGCTGCTGCAGCACCCGCAGCAGCAGCAGTACTACTCCGCCTCCTGCGCCGGTGGCGGCTACGACCAGCACCTGCTCCCGACGACCGTCCCAGCTTCCGCTTACGCTGCTGCTGCTGGGTACGCCTACCCCTTCGCCGGCGTGCCGGcaagccggtgcgccgagccctcgCCGCCAAACACCCCGCTCTCCTTCCATCATCAG GGAGGAGGCGTAGTGGGATCGCCGGAGTACTCGCTGGGGAGGCTGGGCAACTTCGGCGTGGTggaggacacatgccggccgtCGCGGTacgagcagcagccgcagcagctgGCCGCGGCGACGGAAGATCAGGCGGCGCCGGTGACGGCGAcggggctgttctgccggccgCTGAAGACGCTGGACCTCTTCCCCGGCGCGATCAAGGAGGAGCAGCGCGACGTCGCCTAG